A section of the Spirosoma pollinicola genome encodes:
- a CDS encoding helix-turn-helix domain-containing protein, translated as MAGRREKKSNIQGKWLKEALAAQEMSVYRLAKELGYSREKFYRHIGNKTYLSSESLAEIASKFPTMNMRYVLTGEGKPVN; from the coding sequence ATGGCTGGACGACGAGAAAAAAAGAGCAATATTCAGGGAAAATGGCTCAAGGAAGCCCTGGCCGCACAAGAGATGTCGGTCTACCGATTAGCGAAAGAATTAGGATATAGCCGGGAGAAATTTTACCGGCATATTGGTAATAAAACTTACCTCAGCAGCGAGTCGCTGGCCGAGATAGCGAGTAAGTTTCCAACTATGAATATGCGCTATGTACTAACAGGAGAAGGGAAGCCAGTGAATTAG
- the tsaD gene encoding tRNA (adenosine(37)-N6)-threonylcarbamoyltransferase complex transferase subunit TsaD: MNILAIESSCDETSASVIANGHILSNVIATQLIHEQYGGVVPELASRAHQQHILPVVERSLADANLPKNELSAIAFTRGPGLLGSLLVGASFAKALALGLNIPLIEVNHMQAHVLAHFIEAPRPAFPFLCLTVSGGHTQIVRVDGPLDMTVMGQTLDDAVGEAFDKSAKLLGLPYPGGPLIDRYAKEGNPLAFRFPMSEMANLDFSFSGIKTAIMYFLRDNTKTNPEFIAQHLADICASIQHTLVQMLLTKLKRAARETGIREIAIAGGVSANSGLRASLTQLGQEQGWNVYIPRFEYCTDNAAMIAMAAQFKYEQGEFTAQTVSPMPRMSM; encoded by the coding sequence GTGAACATTTTAGCCATTGAGTCTTCCTGCGACGAAACGTCGGCGTCTGTTATCGCCAACGGGCATATCCTGTCGAACGTAATTGCCACTCAGTTAATTCATGAACAGTATGGAGGAGTTGTGCCCGAACTAGCGTCAAGAGCGCATCAACAACATATTTTGCCGGTGGTTGAGCGGTCGTTAGCCGATGCAAATCTACCAAAAAATGAGCTATCGGCCATTGCTTTCACGCGGGGGCCGGGCCTGCTTGGTTCGTTGCTGGTTGGGGCTTCCTTTGCCAAGGCACTGGCGCTGGGGCTGAACATCCCGCTGATTGAGGTCAATCATATGCAGGCCCACGTGTTGGCCCACTTTATTGAAGCGCCCCGGCCTGCGTTTCCGTTTCTGTGCCTGACGGTTAGCGGAGGACACACGCAGATTGTGCGTGTCGATGGTCCACTCGATATGACCGTGATGGGCCAAACCCTGGACGATGCGGTTGGTGAAGCCTTCGACAAATCGGCCAAGTTGCTGGGTTTGCCTTATCCGGGTGGCCCGTTGATCGACAGGTACGCCAAAGAAGGGAATCCGCTGGCGTTCCGGTTTCCGATGAGCGAAATGGCTAATCTCGACTTTTCATTTAGCGGCATTAAAACCGCAATCATGTATTTTCTGCGGGATAACACCAAAACGAATCCTGAGTTTATTGCCCAGCATCTGGCAGATATTTGTGCCAGTATTCAGCATACGTTGGTACAAATGCTGTTGACCAAACTAAAACGTGCTGCCCGTGAAACCGGAATTCGGGAGATCGCGATTGCCGGGGGCGTATCGGCCAACAGCGGGTTACGCGCTTCATTAACCCAACTGGGGCAGGAGCAGGGTTGGAATGTGTATATTCCCCGCTTCGAATACTGCACCGACAATGCAGCTATGATTGCGATGGCCGCCCAGTTTAAATATGAACAGGGAGAGTTTACGGCTCAAACCGTTAGCCCAATGCCTAGAATGAGTATGTAG
- a CDS encoding alpha/beta fold hydrolase, protein MKLFTQIFRWTIFTLLILAVGGVIAGWFVDSRQTDQELVDEFKDQRVHPVVHYYHVQQKGTQEPRTIRFMETPVSETDSTLPVVLFVHGAPSSLSFFNEFFKDTTLLNRAQLVAVDRPGYGYSDYGRVETSIIRQAELLQPLINRYKKAPYLMVVGSSYGGSVTARLAMNNPDRVDHVVFVSSALGPGLERTYPISYFADSPLIHWGVPPLLRLANDEKLAHRRALEAILPDWPKIKASITMLHGQRDELVYPTNVSFAQNHLVNAEVKQFLLPENRHDIVFNKREYMTQIILDILTQRDVKETAKAKTIAVKSKQEETPKL, encoded by the coding sequence ATGAAGCTATTCACACAAATTTTTCGCTGGACTATTTTTACCCTACTAATATTGGCCGTTGGTGGAGTCATTGCAGGCTGGTTTGTTGACTCCCGTCAAACAGATCAGGAGTTAGTCGATGAGTTTAAGGATCAGCGCGTTCACCCTGTCGTTCATTACTACCACGTTCAGCAAAAGGGAACTCAGGAACCTCGTACCATTCGGTTTATGGAAACGCCCGTTTCGGAAACCGATTCGACATTGCCAGTCGTACTTTTCGTTCATGGTGCCCCAAGTTCGCTCTCTTTTTTCAACGAGTTTTTTAAGGATACAACGCTGCTTAATCGGGCGCAGCTGGTAGCCGTTGACCGCCCCGGATATGGATACTCGGATTATGGTCGAGTCGAAACGTCGATTATTCGACAGGCCGAATTGCTGCAACCGCTCATTAATCGGTACAAAAAAGCACCCTATTTAATGGTTGTTGGCTCGTCGTATGGCGGGTCTGTCACGGCGCGACTGGCGATGAATAATCCAGACAGGGTCGACCATGTTGTGTTCGTTTCCTCAGCCCTTGGACCTGGACTCGAACGAACCTACCCAATCAGCTATTTTGCCGACAGTCCGCTAATTCATTGGGGTGTTCCTCCCCTATTGCGGCTGGCAAACGATGAGAAACTGGCCCACCGTCGCGCTTTGGAAGCTATTTTGCCCGATTGGCCCAAAATCAAAGCCAGCATTACCATGCTGCATGGCCAGCGCGACGAACTGGTGTATCCAACAAACGTTTCGTTTGCTCAAAATCACCTAGTAAATGCCGAAGTGAAGCAGTTTCTCCTTCCCGAAAACCGCCATGATATTGTGTTCAACAAGCGGGAATACATGACGCAAATTATCCTCGACATCCTGACGCAACGCGATGTTAAGGAAACGGCGAAAGCTAAAACGATAGCCGTAAAATCGAAGCAGGAAGAGACGCCCAAGCTATAG
- a CDS encoding RNA polymerase sigma factor — protein MKRQSSLVSESVLIEKLTQRDQQAFQWLYDQYSPALFGVVLRIVRDDEQAADLLQDIFVKIWKNLDAYDASKGRLFTWMLNISRNTAIDSLRSQKTQPFAAIRTDEDNVHIVDRQHNTEQPNPDHIGIKEVVNQLRPERKQLIDLVYFGGYTHEEAAEELKLPLGTVKTRVRAALQELKQLFKS, from the coding sequence GTGAAACGCCAGTCTTCTTTAGTTTCAGAAAGCGTCTTGATTGAAAAGCTTACCCAGCGCGATCAGCAGGCTTTTCAATGGCTCTATGATCAATATTCACCCGCCCTTTTTGGGGTGGTGCTTCGCATTGTGCGTGATGATGAGCAGGCGGCTGACCTTTTACAAGACATCTTCGTCAAGATCTGGAAGAACCTGGACGCATACGACGCCAGTAAGGGTCGTTTGTTTACCTGGATGCTGAATATTTCCCGAAATACGGCCATTGATTCGCTACGCTCTCAAAAAACGCAACCCTTTGCGGCAATCCGAACCGACGAAGACAACGTACATATTGTTGACCGGCAACACAATACGGAGCAGCCCAACCCAGACCACATTGGTATAAAGGAAGTTGTAAACCAGTTGAGACCCGAACGCAAACAGTTAATTGATCTGGTCTATTTTGGGGGATATACCCATGAAGAAGCCGCCGAAGAACTCAAACTGCCGTTGGGAACGGTAAAAACTCGTGTCAGGGCAGCCTTGCAGGAATTAAAGCAATTATTTAAATCATGA
- a CDS encoding MOSC domain-containing protein, with protein MTISELFIYPIKSLGGISVTETVVEEKGFRYDRRFMLVDPSGEFMTQRTNHAMALLDVAIEGGDILRVWHRHRPDDVLKLPLTIPEHTNDATEARETIKVTIWDSKDVPALTVSDDADRWFTNVLEKPCRLVFMPETTHRAVDEAYARQNDAVSFADGYPYLLIGQASLYNLNQRLDRPMSMLRFRPNIVVAGSLPNEEDAWQHFKLGDMDFYGVKPCARCVLTTIDPQTGQTGREPLRTLATYRQWKNKILFGQNVLAKPTGEFVLGTLRVGQPVDVIARQEPWLAPPIAGLN; from the coding sequence ATGACCATTTCTGAACTATTTATTTATCCAATAAAATCACTTGGGGGTATTTCTGTAACTGAAACTGTTGTGGAAGAGAAGGGCTTTCGGTATGATCGGCGGTTTATGCTGGTCGACCCCAGTGGCGAATTTATGACGCAGCGTACCAACCATGCAATGGCCCTGCTCGATGTAGCCATTGAAGGCGGGGATATTTTGCGTGTCTGGCACCGGCATCGCCCCGATGATGTGCTAAAACTGCCATTAACTATACCCGAACACACCAACGATGCCACCGAAGCCCGCGAAACCATAAAGGTCACGATCTGGGATAGTAAAGATGTTCCGGCACTAACCGTTAGTGATGATGCCGACCGCTGGTTTACGAACGTGCTGGAAAAACCCTGTCGGCTGGTGTTTATGCCCGAAACAACCCACCGGGCTGTCGATGAGGCTTATGCCCGCCAGAACGATGCGGTGAGTTTTGCCGATGGATACCCGTATCTGCTCATTGGTCAGGCTTCATTGTATAACCTGAATCAACGGCTCGATAGGCCCATGTCCATGCTGCGTTTCCGTCCGAATATAGTGGTGGCTGGAAGCTTACCCAATGAGGAAGATGCCTGGCAACACTTTAAGCTAGGCGACATGGATTTTTATGGGGTTAAACCTTGCGCCCGGTGTGTGCTCACCACCATTGACCCCCAAACCGGCCAGACGGGTAGGGAACCGCTGCGCACGCTGGCAACGTATCGGCAGTGGAAGAATAAAATTCTATTTGGCCAAAACGTACTGGCAAAGCCCACCGGCGAGTTTGTGCTGGGGACGTTACGGGTGGGACAGCCTGTTGACGTAATTGCCCGGCAGGAGCCGTGGCTGGCTCCTCCAATAGCTGGACTAAACTGA
- the amaB gene encoding L-piperidine-6-carboxylate dehydrogenase, which yields MQSILPLPTQPVKPGTSTGQHFWHATDSSTGQPTKTLDSYSPADGQLIARVTLTSRADYDHVIETAQAAFAEWRLVPAPRRGEIVRQMGEQFRRYKRELGTLVSYEMGKSLQEGLGEVQEIIDICDFAVGQSRQLYGLSMHSERPAHRMLEQWHPLGVVGIISAFNFPVAVWSWNAMLAWVCGDVCVWKPSEKTLLTALACQQIIGEVLRNNDVPEGVSCLITGGRDTGEWLARDPRVALVSATGSTRMGKAVAETVAGRLGKSLLELGGNNAIIVSEHADLDLAIPAIVFGAVGTAGQRCTSTRRIIVQESIYDDVKSRLKNAYAQLRIGNPLDESFHVGPVIDQAAVQSYELAIAEIRTSGGQFVVEPGLIDGLGFESGCYVRPCVAEAENHWPVVQRETFAPILYLLKYTTLDDAIRQQNGVPQGLSSAIFTLNMREAERFLAVAGSDCGIANVNIGTSGAEIGGAFGGEKETGGGRESGSDAWKAYMRRQTNTINYGTTMPLAQGITFEL from the coding sequence ATGCAGTCTATTCTTCCATTACCCACCCAGCCCGTTAAGCCCGGTACCAGCACCGGACAGCACTTCTGGCACGCTACCGATTCGTCGACCGGCCAACCCACCAAAACCCTCGATTCTTATTCTCCGGCCGATGGGCAACTCATTGCCCGCGTTACCCTAACGAGCCGTGCTGACTATGACCACGTTATTGAAACGGCACAGGCGGCTTTTGCGGAGTGGCGATTGGTACCTGCTCCACGTCGGGGTGAGATTGTCCGACAAATGGGCGAACAGTTTCGGCGGTATAAGCGGGAATTGGGAACGCTCGTTAGTTACGAAATGGGTAAGTCCTTGCAGGAAGGCTTAGGTGAGGTACAGGAAATTATAGACATCTGCGATTTTGCCGTTGGGCAGTCGCGGCAGCTGTATGGCCTGTCGATGCACTCGGAGCGGCCCGCCCACCGAATGCTGGAGCAATGGCATCCGCTGGGGGTGGTTGGTATTATCTCTGCGTTTAATTTTCCGGTTGCCGTCTGGTCGTGGAACGCCATGCTGGCCTGGGTGTGTGGCGATGTCTGTGTATGGAAGCCGTCCGAAAAAACACTACTTACGGCCCTGGCCTGTCAGCAAATTATTGGCGAGGTGTTGCGCAACAACGACGTACCCGAAGGGGTGTCGTGCCTGATTACGGGTGGCCGCGATACGGGCGAGTGGCTGGCGCGTGATCCGCGTGTAGCGCTTGTGTCGGCAACGGGGAGCACCCGAATGGGCAAAGCCGTTGCCGAAACAGTGGCGGGTCGGTTAGGTAAAAGCCTGCTTGAGCTGGGCGGCAACAACGCCATTATTGTCTCGGAACATGCCGACCTTGATCTGGCCATTCCGGCCATTGTTTTTGGGGCCGTTGGTACTGCCGGTCAGCGCTGCACCAGCACGCGCCGAATCATTGTGCAGGAAAGCATATACGACGACGTAAAAAGCCGATTAAAAAACGCTTACGCGCAACTGCGTATAGGGAATCCGTTAGATGAATCGTTCCATGTGGGGCCGGTTATCGACCAGGCTGCTGTACAAAGTTACGAACTGGCCATTGCCGAGATTCGGACATCGGGCGGGCAGTTTGTGGTGGAGCCGGGCCTTATTGACGGTCTGGGTTTTGAATCGGGTTGCTACGTACGGCCCTGTGTGGCCGAAGCAGAAAACCATTGGCCTGTGGTGCAGCGTGAAACCTTTGCGCCAATTCTATATCTGCTTAAATATACCACCCTCGATGATGCCATTCGCCAGCAAAATGGCGTACCTCAAGGGCTTTCGTCAGCTATTTTCACCCTGAATATGCGCGAAGCTGAGCGGTTTCTGGCAGTGGCAGGGTCTGACTGTGGTATTGCCAACGTGAATATCGGTACATCGGGTGCCGAAATAGGTGGCGCTTTCGGGGGCGAAAAAGAAACGGGCGGAGGCCGCGAATCGGGTTCCGATGCCTGGAAAGCCTACATGCGCCGACAAACGAATACCATCAACTACGGCACAACCATGCCCCTGGCGCAGGGGATTACATTTGAGTTGTAG
- a CDS encoding penicillin-binding protein 1A yields MSQYRERFRAVRHAFGEFRKRQKVAGNVRSRVGRHIARVAGEERVNAWANTYHSYRNQFRAFVHQYIDPESWYYPYLKKTTKGILWASLALGIYVFVLNYNFLYLTGEMPSVGELSNPKLNQSSEIYSQDGVMIGKFYAENRTPIKFENIPKPLINALIATEDARFYEHGGVDPRAIGRAVISFGRDGGGSTITQQLAKNLFKTRRKTNTGLLTRIPLIRKVIYKSKEWLMALKLEGNFSKDQIITYYFNTVDFGQNAFGLKTAAQTFFNKVPDSLNVQEGAVLVGLQKATTNYNPLRNPKRSRERRNIVLGQMAKYKFLTKAQADSISALPLITEFTPENPYSGPASYLKNVVLDYVKKWGEENGYDLYTDGLRIVTTIDSRMQTYAEEATSEKMKQLQHSFDNHWRGRNPWTDEDGNEIPGFIDSVAHRTERYKTLKRRFMPLYPDSIMYYMKNVKYKMRVFSWTNKRGYDSTSMTPYDSIAYYKHFLQSGMVAMDPRTGYIRAWVGGLDYNYFKYDHVKQGKRQPGSTFKPFVYTTAIDDTLSNLSPCDRIQDKPFRKEYRENGEDKIWEPRNSTGYYSYAHLTLRRAMARSVNSITAQLTDDVGPERVAEYAHRMGIKSRLEAVPSIGLGSSDVSLYELVGAYCTFVNDGESTEPIIVQRIENRDGDVIETFTSQHKRAISPETAFLMRYMLQGGLQESGGTSQNLWSYDLFKNHNEMGGKTGTTSNNSDGWFVGVSNNLIVGAWVGGDDRSIHFRSTDLGEGAKTALPLVGRFLEKVYHDSRFKNLQGPFPKADGITKEYLNCGYSGDEQETTESDSTDISSETGDSTLVPVAPAPDPTTPPDTTRNQ; encoded by the coding sequence ATGAGTCAATACAGGGAGCGATTCCGCGCTGTTCGGCACGCTTTTGGCGAATTTCGGAAACGCCAGAAAGTAGCAGGCAACGTTAGAAGCAGAGTAGGCCGCCATATCGCACGGGTTGCCGGCGAGGAGCGTGTCAATGCTTGGGCAAACACCTATCATAGCTATCGTAATCAGTTTCGCGCATTCGTTCATCAGTACATCGATCCTGAATCCTGGTATTATCCTTACCTAAAAAAAACAACGAAAGGTATTCTTTGGGCTTCTCTGGCTCTGGGTATTTACGTATTTGTTCTAAACTACAACTTCCTGTATCTCACCGGCGAAATGCCGAGTGTGGGCGAGTTAAGCAACCCAAAGCTTAATCAATCGTCCGAAATTTATTCGCAGGATGGCGTTATGATCGGTAAATTCTACGCCGAAAACCGGACGCCTATCAAGTTCGAGAACATCCCAAAACCGTTAATTAACGCCCTGATCGCCACCGAAGATGCCCGTTTTTACGAACATGGTGGCGTCGATCCACGGGCTATAGGCCGGGCCGTTATTAGTTTCGGCCGCGATGGAGGAGGGTCTACCATTACGCAGCAGTTAGCCAAGAACCTCTTTAAAACTCGCCGAAAAACAAATACGGGCCTGTTAACCCGTATTCCATTGATCCGAAAAGTCATTTATAAGTCGAAAGAATGGCTGATGGCCCTTAAACTGGAAGGGAATTTCTCGAAAGATCAGATCATCACCTATTACTTCAATACGGTGGATTTCGGCCAGAACGCCTTCGGCCTGAAAACTGCCGCCCAGACATTTTTCAACAAGGTTCCAGACAGCCTGAATGTGCAGGAAGGAGCGGTATTGGTCGGCCTTCAAAAAGCCACGACAAACTACAATCCATTAAGAAATCCCAAACGCTCCCGCGAACGCCGGAATATCGTGCTGGGCCAAATGGCCAAGTATAAATTCCTGACAAAAGCCCAGGCCGACTCGATTAGTGCCTTACCGCTTATAACGGAATTTACACCCGAAAATCCTTACTCCGGGCCAGCCAGTTACCTCAAAAATGTTGTTCTGGATTACGTAAAAAAGTGGGGCGAGGAAAACGGGTATGATCTGTATACCGATGGGTTGCGGATTGTCACAACGATCGACTCGCGCATGCAAACGTATGCTGAAGAGGCTACGAGCGAAAAGATGAAGCAGTTACAGCACTCATTTGATAACCACTGGCGCGGTAGAAACCCGTGGACAGACGAAGATGGTAATGAGATTCCGGGGTTTATTGATTCTGTAGCCCATCGGACAGAACGCTACAAAACGCTGAAACGACGCTTCATGCCCCTTTATCCAGACTCGATCATGTACTACATGAAGAATGTGAAGTACAAAATGAGAGTCTTTAGCTGGACGAATAAGCGTGGTTATGATTCAACATCAATGACTCCCTATGACTCGATTGCCTACTACAAGCACTTTTTGCAGTCGGGTATGGTGGCCATGGACCCGCGCACGGGCTACATTCGGGCCTGGGTTGGCGGTCTGGATTACAACTACTTTAAGTATGATCACGTCAAACAGGGGAAACGCCAACCGGGTTCGACCTTCAAGCCTTTTGTTTATACTACGGCTATTGATGATACGCTTAGCAACCTTAGCCCCTGTGACCGCATTCAGGACAAGCCATTCCGCAAAGAATACCGCGAAAATGGGGAAGACAAGATATGGGAACCCCGCAACTCAACAGGCTATTATTCGTATGCGCATTTGACACTTCGCCGGGCTATGGCACGTTCGGTCAACTCAATCACAGCTCAGTTGACTGATGACGTTGGCCCCGAACGTGTAGCCGAATATGCACACCGAATGGGTATTAAAAGCAGGCTGGAAGCCGTACCATCCATCGGGCTGGGTTCATCGGATGTGTCTCTCTACGAACTGGTGGGAGCTTACTGTACCTTTGTCAACGATGGTGAATCGACCGAACCCATTATCGTTCAGCGCATAGAAAATCGCGATGGTGATGTAATCGAGACATTCACGAGCCAGCACAAACGGGCAATAAGCCCCGAAACGGCCTTTCTGATGCGGTATATGCTACAGGGCGGCTTGCAGGAATCCGGCGGCACGTCGCAAAACCTGTGGTCGTACGACCTGTTCAAAAATCACAATGAAATGGGTGGTAAAACGGGAACAACGTCCAACAACTCCGACGGCTGGTTTGTGGGCGTCTCCAACAACCTGATTGTTGGTGCTTGGGTCGGTGGCGATGACCGAAGTATCCACTTCCGCTCAACCGACCTTGGCGAAGGCGCGAAAACAGCTTTACCACTAGTGGGTCGTTTTCTGGAGAAGGTCTATCATGACTCCCGATTCAAAAATCTGCAAGGGCCCTTTCCAAAGGCTGATGGTATCACAAAAGAATACCTGAATTGCGGCTACTCTGGCGACGAACAGGAAACTACTGAATCGGATTCAACCGATATTTCAAGCGAAACAGGCGACTCAACTCTCGTTCCTGTTGCCCCTGCACCGGACCCAACTACGCCCCCCGATACGACAAGGAATCAATAA
- a CDS encoding anti-sigma factor codes for MNVTEYIASGILESYVMGAVSDQERREVECLSSIYPDIRLELDQLSEVLENYALSHSVEPPESVKAKLMDQLDFDKPVQETIVRPMPVDMSTTNSSPTFRVTWIVAASMGLLLFLFSFYLLSQLRTTQKRLTSTQTDNSKMLAEVRQLRDQKTLADQALAVVRQPGTRTLELKGNDKAPQGTMLVFWNSQTHQVAVQVGSLPPLPADKQYQLWSMVGGKPVDAGVFETSSAAVQRMNRNVARAEAFAVTVEKRGGSPTPTLSTLLALAPINA; via the coding sequence ATGAACGTTACGGAGTACATAGCATCTGGTATCTTGGAGTCTTACGTCATGGGTGCGGTTAGCGACCAAGAGCGACGCGAGGTCGAGTGCCTATCGTCTATTTATCCGGATATACGACTCGAACTTGACCAGCTTTCAGAAGTCCTTGAAAATTACGCGCTTTCGCACAGCGTTGAACCACCCGAATCGGTGAAGGCCAAATTGATGGATCAACTTGACTTCGACAAGCCGGTGCAGGAAACCATCGTTCGGCCAATGCCGGTTGATATGTCGACAACTAATTCGTCTCCTACTTTCCGGGTTACCTGGATTGTGGCTGCCTCAATGGGTTTGTTGCTTTTCTTATTTTCGTTCTACCTCCTTTCGCAGCTGCGAACAACCCAAAAAAGACTGACGTCTACTCAAACCGATAACAGCAAAATGCTGGCTGAGGTGCGCCAGTTGCGCGATCAAAAAACACTGGCCGATCAGGCACTGGCCGTTGTCCGCCAACCCGGTACCCGAACGCTGGAATTGAAGGGTAATGATAAAGCACCCCAGGGTACTATGCTCGTTTTCTGGAATAGCCAAACCCATCAGGTAGCTGTTCAGGTTGGGTCACTGCCTCCTTTACCAGCCGACAAGCAATATCAGCTCTGGTCGATGGTGGGTGGCAAACCCGTTGATGCAGGTGTATTCGAAACATCATCAGCTGCGGTCCAACGCATGAATCGTAACGTGGCACGGGCCGAAGCGTTCGCCGTCACGGTCGAAAAACGGGGAGGAAGCCCAACGCCTACCCTCTCCACATTGCTCGCGCTTGCTCCCATAAACGCCTGA
- a CDS encoding fasciclin domain-containing protein produces MKIKQHISLFALGTALIATTGWAQTTPTGAATSTTYPQGAIAPDSMPAKPSRDQKRAMKRNRKMTNQKAGSAATTTNTSPQDARYRQSSSSDGTAINNSNTTNYNSNNVTNAPTGAGSNPNAAPVDPVNNAQNNSATRSSSGSSGLADSNAGTAAAVEGAKSSPTPAVKAGSTVRNTSIGDFVSSSPNYTTLQNALQSADMWETLKGSGPYTVFAPTNAAFKTLPTTVQGALLEGSNRAALKQLLSYHVVSGTLSPAELSRQIKAGNGKATLKTLSGTNLTIQESNGRMTLTDEQGHTASIDGSDNPQANGVVYSISGVLMPKSGMDSFR; encoded by the coding sequence ATGAAAATCAAGCAACACATTAGCCTATTCGCGTTGGGAACAGCGCTGATCGCTACCACCGGCTGGGCGCAAACAACCCCAACGGGAGCCGCTACCTCAACAACCTATCCGCAGGGAGCCATTGCTCCGGATTCGATGCCGGCAAAACCCTCCCGCGATCAAAAGCGTGCCATGAAACGCAACCGAAAAATGACTAATCAAAAAGCGGGCAGTGCCGCCACCACCACAAACACGTCGCCACAAGACGCCCGCTATCGGCAGAGTTCATCCAGCGATGGCACAGCGATAAACAACAGTAACACAACCAATTACAACAGCAACAATGTAACCAACGCGCCAACCGGTGCAGGTAGCAACCCAAATGCTGCGCCTGTCGATCCGGTGAATAACGCGCAAAACAACAGTGCTACCCGCAGTTCATCAGGTAGTTCGGGGCTAGCAGATTCCAACGCCGGAACTGCAGCAGCTGTTGAGGGGGCTAAATCCAGCCCAACCCCAGCCGTGAAAGCAGGCAGTACCGTTCGAAACACCAGCATCGGCGATTTTGTCTCGTCATCGCCCAACTACACAACCCTGCAAAACGCCCTGCAATCGGCCGATATGTGGGAAACACTCAAAGGCAGCGGCCCTTACACGGTCTTCGCGCCAACAAATGCGGCTTTCAAAACCCTTCCAACTACGGTGCAGGGTGCTTTGCTGGAAGGCAGTAACCGCGCTGCCCTTAAACAGCTTCTATCCTATCATGTGGTAAGCGGCACGCTGTCGCCCGCAGAATTGAGTCGTCAAATAAAAGCCGGTAATGGGAAAGCAACTTTGAAAACGTTATCGGGTACTAACTTGACTATTCAGGAATCAAACGGGCGTATGACGCTTACCGATGAACAGGGACATACAGCCTCCATTGACGGTAGCGATAACCCTCAGGCCAACGGAGTCGTTTATAGTATAAGTGGTGTGTTGATGCCCAAATCGGGTATGGATTCTTTTCGTTGA
- the msrB gene encoding peptide-methionine (R)-S-oxide reductase MsrB, producing MKLILSILLSACLFTALAFTTDDTPPHKVVKTDAEWKKILTPNQYTVLREHGTERAFTSPLNEIHDHGTFYCAGCHNALFASDTKFDSGTGWPSFYQPIAKNAVKENSDKTYGMVRTEVLCNVCGGHLGHVFNDGPKPTGLRYCMNGVAMTFEKK from the coding sequence ATGAAACTCATTTTGTCAATTCTATTATCAGCTTGTCTGTTTACAGCTTTAGCCTTTACTACAGACGACACGCCCCCTCATAAGGTAGTAAAAACCGATGCAGAGTGGAAAAAAATTCTAACACCAAACCAATACACCGTGCTTCGCGAACACGGAACCGAACGGGCTTTCACCAGTCCGCTCAACGAGATTCACGACCACGGCACGTTCTATTGTGCAGGGTGTCATAACGCGTTGTTTGCGTCTGATACTAAATTTGACTCCGGCACAGGCTGGCCAAGTTTTTATCAACCCATCGCCAAAAACGCCGTAAAGGAGAACTCCGACAAAACCTATGGCATGGTTCGTACAGAGGTGCTTTGTAACGTATGTGGTGGTCACCTGGGCCATGTGTTCAACGATGGCCCCAAACCAACGGGGCTTCGCTACTGCATGAATGGTGTGGCTATGACATTCGAGAAAAAATAG
- a CDS encoding VOC family protein, with protein sequence MHIEHLALWVRDLDRMRTFYETYFQATANDKYVNSKKGFSSYFLTFPDGGSRLEIMHMPGIPITKNDALNQFTGLIHFAVTVGNEAAVDALTARLRIDGYAVVGEPRRTGDGYYESVVLDPEGNRIELVAS encoded by the coding sequence ATGCACATCGAACACCTTGCCCTGTGGGTTCGCGATCTTGACCGGATGCGAACTTTTTATGAAACGTATTTTCAGGCTACAGCCAACGACAAATACGTCAATTCCAAAAAAGGTTTTTCGTCTTATTTTTTGACGTTTCCCGATGGCGGTTCCCGGCTGGAAATTATGCATATGCCGGGGATTCCCATTACGAAAAATGATGCCCTGAACCAATTTACGGGGCTTATTCACTTCGCTGTCACCGTGGGCAACGAGGCCGCCGTAGATGCGTTAACGGCCAGGCTCAGAATAGATGGATATGCTGTCGTTGGCGAACCCCGCCGAACGGGCGATGGCTATTACGAAAGTGTTGTATTGGACCCTGAAGGAAATCGAATCGAGCTAGTGGCTTCGTAG